From the genome of Turicibacter faecis, one region includes:
- the recF gene encoding DNA replication/repair protein RecF (All proteins in this family for which functions are known are DNA-binding proteins that assist the filamentation of RecA onto DNA for the initiation of recombination or recombinational repair.), giving the protein MFINRLSLKQFRNYQQATVEFKKNINIIIGNNAQGKTSLIESIYVLSTTKSHRTSKDSQLILFNEDFARIEADITRERDRLQLSLVISKKGKKASYNGVDQKKLSDYVGKLIVVMFAPEDLSLVKGGPQYRRRFMDMEIGQLSPSYLFHLGQYSKLLKQRNELLKQLRLNRTDDLLLDVITEQLVPHAIYVLNSRIDFLNKLELFSKEIHGEISNQLEDISLNYINSFKNLELSEEVLLKKYKELYDQDIQLGSTSLGPHRDDFGVSINGVNTHQFGSQGQQRTASLSMKLAEIELIYSVLNEYPILLLDDVLSELDDVRQTQLLNTIKNKVQTFITTTNIDGIDKFMIELADIFTINNAKIRIGDMNDAGNDEHTTV; this is encoded by the coding sequence ATGTTTATTAATCGATTATCATTAAAGCAGTTTAGAAATTATCAACAGGCTACTGTCGAGTTTAAAAAAAATATTAATATTATTATTGGAAATAACGCACAGGGGAAAACAAGTTTGATTGAGTCAATTTACGTTTTATCGACGACTAAATCACACCGGACGAGTAAGGATTCTCAACTCATTTTATTTAATGAGGATTTTGCTCGTATTGAGGCTGATATTACCCGTGAACGTGATAGGTTGCAATTATCCTTAGTTATTTCTAAAAAGGGGAAAAAGGCGAGTTATAACGGAGTTGACCAGAAGAAGTTAAGTGATTATGTAGGTAAGTTGATCGTTGTAATGTTCGCCCCAGAAGATCTATCCTTGGTTAAGGGTGGTCCCCAGTATCGTCGTCGATTTATGGATATGGAGATTGGGCAGTTATCACCATCATATCTATTTCATTTAGGCCAATATTCGAAGTTATTAAAGCAAAGAAACGAGTTATTAAAGCAATTACGATTGAATCGTACGGATGATTTGCTTTTAGATGTTATTACTGAACAATTAGTTCCACATGCTATTTATGTGCTAAATAGCCGCATTGATTTTTTAAATAAACTAGAGTTGTTTTCAAAGGAAATTCACGGAGAAATCTCTAACCAGTTAGAGGATATTAGTTTAAACTATATAAATTCATTTAAGAACTTGGAGTTAAGCGAAGAAGTATTGCTAAAAAAATATAAAGAGTTGTATGATCAGGATATTCAATTAGGATCAACTAGTTTAGGTCCCCATCGTGATGATTTCGGTGTTTCAATTAATGGGGTAAATACTCATCAATTTGGATCACAGGGTCAGCAAAGAACAGCATCATTATCGATGAAATTGGCCGAGATTGAGTTGATTTATTCTGTTTTAAATGAGTATCCTATTTTATTATTGGATGATGTTTTAAGTGAGTTAGATGATGTTCGTCAAACTCAATTACTAAATACGATAAAAAATAAGGTACAAACCTTTATTACGACAACAAATATTGACGGAATTGATAAATTTATGATTGAATTAGCTGATATTTTTACGATTAATAATGCAAAGATTAGGATAGGTGATATGAATGACGCAGGAAATGACGAACACACAACAGTATGA
- the yaaA gene encoding S4 domain-containing protein YaaA — MLKSYQLCYNIYRKKKVISMQTEVFITSEYITLGQFLKYENLIESGGSVKFFLEEIPVFINGEQDNRRGRKLYPGDIVSIEEFGEFIILIQK, encoded by the coding sequence GTGTTAAAAAGTTACCAATTATGCTATAATATATATAGAAAGAAAAAGGTGATTAGTATGCAAACTGAAGTTTTTATTACAAGTGAATATATTACACTAGGTCAGTTTTTAAAGTATGAGAATTTAATTGAAAGCGGCGGAAGTGTAAAATTCTTTTTAGAAGAAATCCCGGTTTTTATAAACGGTGAACAAGATAATCGTCGTGGTCGAAAGCTATATCCGGGTGATATTGTATCCATTGAAGAGTTTGGTGAGTTTATTATTTTAATCCAGAAATAG